From the genome of Reinekea thalattae:
AGTAGGGTTTCATCGTAACCCTCGCCGTAACTCTGTTGGAAATGCAAAACATTACCGAGCAGTGAGGTCGATTTAATATGACAACGCTGCCAACGCAGATCATCAGCAGTTACAACCTTTAGGGTATGAGCTTGTGCTTTATCGGCGACATGAGCTGGGCCAATTTGCCATGTGTAAGCAAACACTGTTGGCTCAACTTTATCGGGGAAACCATGAAAACGTTTTTCGTAGGTGCCTCGGCTAACTTGGATATAAACGTTTAAATCGTCACCGTCGTTTTTTTCTAACAGCTCTGCAATCACTTGCTTCAATGGCTCTGCATCGAACTCTACGCCAATAGAACGCAAACCGTTTTCCATACGCTTTAAATGCAGACCTAAGCCAACACCCTTACCCTGATGCGTTGGAATGACTTCATAGATACCGTCACCAAATAAAAAACCACGGTCCATTGGTGATATTTTTGCCTCAGAGGCTTCCATATAAGCACCATTTAAATAGACGATCGACATAATGCCTTCACTCCTGCCAGTTACAAAGATTGACGGTAATTTGCCGCCAATAGGGTTAGTTCATTTAATAATGCAATGCCCACTTCCATGGACAATCCATCTTCGGTTAATTCATTTTTACGGGTAACGCCATCGACACTGCCCAGTTCAGATAAGAAACTTAAAATCTCAGCGGGCTTATGCTGGCTAAGCAAAGGCTTATTAGTAATGCACTCCAACAAGGCAACCAAACCAATCGCTCCCCAGTTAGAGACATCTGCCAATACCAGTTCAGTACAGCTGGTATGTGCTGGCTGAATATCTAAAGAGCGAACCGCTTCTTTAACTTTGCCCATACCGATTTCATTGCCGCCATCGCCAATGGCAATGGTTTCGCACTGTGCGTTTTCAAAAAAGGAATCGAAACAGGCGGCGCGTTCGCTGATGACTTCGCCGCGCATATTGTAATACTGGCCGTCTTCAGAAAGCCCCGGTCGCTCAATAGAAATCAGCAACTCAGGCTGCCAATGCGCCAATGCCGATAACGCTTCTGATTTTCGCTCGGCATGCGGGCCAACAATGAGAGGATGAACGCGATAGCTCTTCCTTAATTGTGTAGAAAGCGGCGCGCCACAGACTAATACAGGCTCGGCACCTAAGGCTTCCAGTGCGTTATATAAACAAATCGCGCCAACAGGGCCATCGGTTTCGAAGGTGTCGCCTACTGGAAAGCCAGTGCCAATCAATACCGAACCCTTAACGTTGGCCATTAATTGCGCCGCACGTAATAACGAGCCGCCTTCTATTTTGCTGTATACATCTTGCATGCCGCGCAAATTACGCTGCACCAAGATGGCTTCCATTTTTAAGCCCAGCGCTTCTAGTGTTGTTGCCATAAACGCCTCGTTAAAAAACAGCTAACTTACTGTTTGGAATGTCAGTGACCAACATAGCGCCAGGGCTATGGGTGATGCAGATCGGTGGTTTTGCCTGTTTTATAACTGCTTGTGGTGTGACACCACAGGCGGTAAAGACCGGTAGTTCGTCGTCATTAACGGTTACGGCTTCGCCATAGTCCGGCGATTGAATATCGCTGATACCAATCAGTGCTGGGTCGCCCAAATGCACCGGCGCACCATGAACATCGGGGAAACGGCTGCAAATTTGGATCATGCGGATCGCATCGGCAGCTTTAAAAGGACGCATACTGACCACCTGATTACCATAAAAGCGTTCAGTCGGCTGGCAGGCCATATTGGTGTTAAACATGGGGACGTTTTTCTTTTCGCTGATATTGCGAATTTCCAAACCATCCGCCAATAAGGCCTCTTCAAAAGAAAACGAGCAGCCAATCAAAAAGGTGACAAAGTCATCTTGCCATAGGTCAGCGACATTATTGGGCTCATCGGTCATTTCACCTTCGCGCCACACTCGGTATTGCGGTAGATCAGAACGGATATCGATCTCTTTACCACCGATGTTTAAAATCGGGTCGCCCGGCGTCTTAGAAAACGCCACGATAGGGCAGGCTTTGGGATTTTGCTGAGCAAAGACAAAAAACTCATCGGCCCAGTCTTTTGGCAATATCACCAGGTTAGCCTGCACAAAACCGGCACAATAGCCCGATGTATGGCTAGTGAAGCTGCCGTCACGACAAGCTAAGCGTAATTCTTCAGGTGTCATCTACTCTCTCCAAAGGATCCTGTTCACAGATAGGGTGTTTTACAAGCAATCTTTATGCGTAAACCCGCCTGTGTTTTTCAACCGTCATCTTAGCAAATTAGAATTAACAGTTCGTTAGGCTATTTAACTTAAATAAAGTAAGAATAAAGAGTTAAATTCTGTATTAATAAACAAAATAGATGAAACCACTTAAAATAAATTAATATTCAGGAATTAACTCGATGTGTGAATTTGATCACCTGTTATCGATCCCAATAGGGCTGATCACCAAGCTGCTCGGCAATAAAATCGATCAGCAATCGGCAACGCTGAGGCAAAAATCGATTGCGCGGATAGACCGCATAGGCGGCGCTTTCTGGCCAGCGATATTCGTTCAGTAATGGCACTAACAAGCCCTGCTTTATCGACTGATAAACTAAAAAGCTCGGCAACATGGTGATGCCATGCCCGTTAATGGCAAGTTGCTGCATAAAGTCGCCATTATTCACCTGTACACTGGAATTTAAGCGCAATTGCCGGTGTCGGCCCTGCTCATCAATGCACTTCAACTCCGCCTGCTTAGCAAAGCCGTACTGCAAAAATTGGTGCGTCTGCAACTCTTCTAATGTTTGTGGCGCCCCCTGTTTTAGTAAGTAGTCGGGGCTGGCGCAAAGCACTTGCCGGATACGGGTAAGCCGTTTGGCCTGATAACTGGAATCACGCAATTCACCAATGCGAATCGCCAGCTCAAAGCCCTCTTCAACAAGGTCGACACGTCGATCGGAAAAATCTAACTGCAGCTTGAGTTGAGGGTGCTCAACTAAATACTGGTCAATTAAAGGGCTTAGATGCATAAGGCCAAAAGACAACGGCAAGCTGAGTTTCAGCGTGCCTTCAACACTGCTATGCACGCCGCTGGTTTGTTCGTCGAGAGTTTTAATCTCATCGAGGATATTCATCGCCCGCTGATAATAATGCTCTCCCGCTTCGGTCAAACTGAACTTACGCGTAGTCCGGCTCAACAGTTGGCAACCAAGTCTGGTTTCCAATTCATTCAATCGTCGACTCACGGCCGATTTGGCGATACCCAATTGCTCAGCGGCTCTGGTTATACCACCGGTATCGACAATGCGTACCAGCATCGCCATTTCTTCAAGCTGCCCCATATTGTTCTCCAAATCAGAACTATGAATGCCATTTAAGCTAGTTTATCTATTCTTAGTCAACAAATACTCTAGCACCAACGCCAACTAAGGAGCGCAATATGAAAACGCAACGTACGCTATTAAAAGCAATTCCCGGCACCGCTACGGCTGATGGTGCGGGAGTTAAACTGACTCGACTCATCGGAACTGCCGAGCTGGATATGTTCGACCCATTTTTACTGCTCGACTGCTTTGAAAGTGACCAGAGCGAAGATTACATCGGCGGCTTTCCTGAACACCCACATCGCGGCTTTGAAACGGTCACCTATCTACTAAATGGCAAGATGCGCCATAAAGACAGTGCCGGTAACGAAGGCATCATCGAACCTGGCGGCGTTCAATGGATGACCGCAGGCCGAGGCATTCTGCATTCTGAAATGCCGGAACAGGTACAAGGCTTGATGAAAGGCTTCCAGCTGTGGGTAAACCTACCAGCCAAAGCCAAAATGATCGCACCTGCTTATCAAGAATACAGCCCAGATAGTGTTCCGGTTGAACAGCATGAAAACGGCAGCCAAATTGCGGTTATTGCAGGCAAAACCGACTTAGGTACCACCGGGCCAGTGCTGAACCCATACATCTCGCCGACCTATTTGGATATCACTCTGAGTGAATCGGCAATGCTGCAGCAAACGCTACCAGCAACACATAATGCCTTTATTTACATGATTGAGGGTGAGCTGAGCATTGGCGATGCAAACCAAGCTGAACAGACATTATCGGCGAAAACTCTAGGTCTACTTAGCCAAGGCGAGCAGGTAGAGTTCAAAGCAACAAGCAAGGGCGCTCGATTCTTACTGATCGCCGGTGAGCCACTGAACGAACCCGTTGCTCGTGGCGGCCCATTTGTGATGAACACTAAAGCCGAAATTGTACAGGCCTTTGCCGACTTTCATGCTGGTCGTTTTTAAATTAGACACCGATCACACTAAGACTAAAAACTGAGCCAGCATGACAACTAAACTGGGTTATGTTTGTCTGACTGTGTTGTGACTCACACGCTTTTGTCATTAAAAGGTATTGAACAATGAACCACTCTTCTAATGCAAAAAACTACAGCTGGTTA
Proteins encoded in this window:
- a CDS encoding aminotransferase class IV; this translates as MSIVYLNGAYMEASEAKISPMDRGFLFGDGIYEVIPTHQGKGVGLGLHLKRMENGLRSIGVEFDAEPLKQVIAELLEKNDGDDLNVYIQVSRGTYEKRFHGFPDKVEPTVFAYTWQIGPAHVADKAQAHTLKVVTADDLRWQRCHIKSTSLLGNVLHFQQSYGEGYDETLLFNGDGNLTEGSSSNAYIVKDGVVYTPPLSDELLPGITRKILLTILAEHSDIKVVERAVSKQEVLDADEIWMTSASKEVGPVIQVDGQKVGSGEIGDVWLKAQTLYSKHCYDIDC
- a CDS encoding glutamate cyclase domain-containing protein translates to MATTLEALGLKMEAILVQRNLRGMQDVYSKIEGGSLLRAAQLMANVKGSVLIGTGFPVGDTFETDGPVGAICLYNALEALGAEPVLVCGAPLSTQLRKSYRVHPLIVGPHAERKSEALSALAHWQPELLISIERPGLSEDGQYYNMRGEVISERAACFDSFFENAQCETIAIGDGGNEIGMGKVKEAVRSLDIQPAHTSCTELVLADVSNWGAIGLVALLECITNKPLLSQHKPAEILSFLSELGSVDGVTRKNELTEDGLSMEVGIALLNELTLLAANYRQSL
- a CDS encoding putative hydro-lyase is translated as MTPEELRLACRDGSFTSHTSGYCAGFVQANLVILPKDWADEFFVFAQQNPKACPIVAFSKTPGDPILNIGGKEIDIRSDLPQYRVWREGEMTDEPNNVADLWQDDFVTFLIGCSFSFEEALLADGLEIRNISEKKNVPMFNTNMACQPTERFYGNQVVSMRPFKAADAIRMIQICSRFPDVHGAPVHLGDPALIGISDIQSPDYGEAVTVNDDELPVFTACGVTPQAVIKQAKPPICITHSPGAMLVTDIPNSKLAVF
- a CDS encoding LysR family transcriptional regulator, with the translated sequence MGQLEEMAMLVRIVDTGGITRAAEQLGIAKSAVSRRLNELETRLGCQLLSRTTRKFSLTEAGEHYYQRAMNILDEIKTLDEQTSGVHSSVEGTLKLSLPLSFGLMHLSPLIDQYLVEHPQLKLQLDFSDRRVDLVEEGFELAIRIGELRDSSYQAKRLTRIRQVLCASPDYLLKQGAPQTLEELQTHQFLQYGFAKQAELKCIDEQGRHRQLRLNSSVQVNNGDFMQQLAINGHGITMLPSFLVYQSIKQGLLVPLLNEYRWPESAAYAVYPRNRFLPQRCRLLIDFIAEQLGDQPYWDR
- a CDS encoding pirin family protein; this translates as MKTQRTLLKAIPGTATADGAGVKLTRLIGTAELDMFDPFLLLDCFESDQSEDYIGGFPEHPHRGFETVTYLLNGKMRHKDSAGNEGIIEPGGVQWMTAGRGILHSEMPEQVQGLMKGFQLWVNLPAKAKMIAPAYQEYSPDSVPVEQHENGSQIAVIAGKTDLGTTGPVLNPYISPTYLDITLSESAMLQQTLPATHNAFIYMIEGELSIGDANQAEQTLSAKTLGLLSQGEQVEFKATSKGARFLLIAGEPLNEPVARGGPFVMNTKAEIVQAFADFHAGRF